One window from the genome of Cucumis melo cultivar AY chromosome 10, USDA_Cmelo_AY_1.0, whole genome shotgun sequence encodes:
- the LOC103488804 gene encoding SAC3 family protein C yields the protein MERTERQRPNHPPNRSFAPSESSGSSSSTSRRNYSNRSRNSDYKYSKYNTNSNRSFEDGSSDWRSKRSSGGKMFVQKLETKDDSDCSHFDLPPVIVGTCPFMCPEAERAQRERLRDLAIFERLHGNPGKTSPGLAVKKFCRTMSAKSDQALDVRPLPVLENTLKYVLSFLDSKEHPFEVIHDFVFDRTRSIRQDLSIQNIVNEKAIYMYEEMVRFHIISHQKLLNGDSSSNASSMHHLNMQQLSKTLITLLNLYEVNRSNGAIFENEAEFHSFYVLLHLGSNSQTTGESLTLWFRTLRSPVIKSKEMCFARRILRYFRMCNYKGFLCTIGAEASSLQYCILEPYVNEVRALALSFINNGGYKLNPYPLMDLSMLLMMEESEVESFCQACGLATCGDELGNRSLPTKQTTFSSPKGFQRYNFLNKI from the exons ATGGAGAGGACGGAGCGTCAACGTCCAAATCATCCTCCCAATCGTTCCTTTGCACCATCTGAATCTTCCGGATCTTCCAGCTCCACTTCACGCAGAAATTATTCCAATCGCAGTAGAAATTCCGACTACAAGTATTCCAAGTATAATACCAACAGTAATCGCAGCTTTGAGGATGGTTCTTCTGACTGGCGTAGCAAAAGAAGTAGCGGTGGTAAAATGTTTGTACAGAAACTTGAGACCAAGGATGATTCTGACTGTTCTCACTTTGATCTTCCGCCGGTAATTGTCGGCACTTGTCCCTTCATGTGCCCTG AGGCAGAAAGGGCACAACGTGAAAGGTTGCGAGATTTGGCTATATTTGAAAGGTTACATGGAAATCCTGGAAAAACGTCACCAGGTCTGGCCGTCAAAAAG TTCTGCAGAACAATGTCCGCCAAGAGTGACCAAGCATTAGATGTGCGGCCTCTACCTGTACTGGAGAATACATTGAAATATGTTCTGAGCTTTTTGGATTCTAAAGAGCACCCTTTTGAAGTGATTCATGACTTCGTATTTGATAGAACAAGGTCTATAAGGCAAGACCTCAGCATACAGAATATTGTGAATGAGAAGGCCATCTACATGTATGAAGAAATG GTTAGATTCCATATCATATCTCATCAGAAGCTTTTAAATGGTGATAGTAGTTCAAATGCCTCCTCAATGCATCACCTCAATATGCAGCAGCTCTCAAAGACTTTGATAACACTGCTGAATCTTTATGAAGTTAACAGAAGTAATggtgctatatttgaaaatgaagcCGAGTTCCATTCATTTTATGTGCTGCTTCATCTGGGTTCTAATAGCCAAACAACG GGGGAATCACTGACGCTGTGGTTTCGTACTTTACGTTCTCCAGTGATCAAGTCGAAGGAAATGTGTTTTGCTCGGAGAATTTTAAG ATACTTTCGGATGTGTAATTATAAAGGTTTCCTTTGTACCATAGGAGCTGAGGCTTCCAGCCTTCAATATTGCATACTTGAACCTTACGTTAATGAG GTTCGAGCTTTAGCTTTGTCTTTTATAAACAACGGTGGTTACAAGCTTAATCCCTATCCCTTGATGGATCTTTCCATGCTTTTAATGATGGAG GAATCAGAGGTAGAATCATTCTGCCAAGCTTGTGGTCTTGCAACATGTGGAGATGAATTAGGAAATAGGTCACTTCCTACCAAGCAAACAACTTTTTCTAGTCCCAAAGGTTTTCAAAGATACAACTTTCTAAACAAGATATAA
- the LOC103488803 gene encoding pentatricopeptide repeat-containing protein At2g19280, whose amino-acid sequence MKSAFSIISFCSKLNFRRKTPCRYFATANYELSSFNHMDEDCTNYDVDSDERSYFGNEVEVSKGKKTDEDKMEKIKLILGNRGFKLGSRPKQLETVRILDILFEDSSDPELCLYYFKWSGCLSGSNQSLESICRMAHILVAGNKNHGAVDLISHLVKNYGCKEGSSSILLEVFYDTHNKRKTLETTCGMMINCYIKEGMVTSAVILIDQMRRLNVFPSIWVYKSVIKALLQTNRFDMAWDLLEEMQRQGISLHYSINLFIHHYCSEGNLGKGWKVLLELRNFGSKPDVVDYTTVINSLCKISLLKEATALLFKMITFGVSPDLVTMSSIIDGHCKVGKSDIACKILKYFKIPLNIFIYNSFITELFMEGDTVKASKVFLEMSEVGLVPDCVSYTTMIGGYCKVGNINIAFSYLSKMLKSGIQPSVITYTLFVDYFCECGDVEMAEVMFEKMIVEDLKPDVVMYNILMDAYGKKGYMHKAFQLLDMMRSTNVTPDVVTYNSLIHGLVMRGFLQEAKDILDELIRRGFSIDVVTYTNIMHGYSKRGNFEEAFLLWYHMADNCVTPDVVTCSALLSGYCRAKHMDEANALFCRMLDIGLKPDLILYNTLIHGFCSVGNVDEGCNLVKKMIESSIIPNNVTHRALVLGFQKKRVMDPIQSATSKLQEILIAYDLQIDAIGHI is encoded by the coding sequence ATGAAGAGTGCATTTTCAATTATAAGTTTCTGCTCCAAGCTCaactttagaagaaaaacaCCATGTAGATATTTTGCAACAGCCAATTATGAATTGTCTTCTTTCAACCATATGGACGAGGACTGCACAAACTATGATGTTGACTCTGATGAACGAAGTTATTTTGGCAATGAAGTTGAAGTTTCTAAAGGTAAAAAAACTGATGAGGATAAAATGGAAAAGATAAAATTGATACTTGGGAACCGTGGGTTTAAACTTGGTTCGCGTCCGAAACAATTGGAGACCGTAAGGATTTTGGACATTTTATTTGAGGATAGTTCAGATCCCGAACTTTGTCTTTACTACTTCAAATGGTCAGGATGTTTATCTGGATCTAATCAGTCGCTGGAGTCAATTTGTAGGATGGCACATATTTTGGTTGCTGGGAATAAGAATCATGGGGCAGTTGATTTAATATCGCACCTTGTTAAAAATTATGGTTGTAAAGAGGGATCTTCAAGTATATTGCTGGAAGTTTTCTATGACACacataataaaagaaaaactttggAAACCACATGCGGCATGATGATTAACTGTTATATCAAGGAAGGAATGGTAACTTCTGCTGTTATCTTGATTGATCAAATGAGGCGCCTTAACGTATTTCCTTCTATATGGGTATACAAATCGGTGATAAAAGCTTTATTACAAACCAACCGGTTTGACATGGCCTGGGATCTTCTAGAAGAAATGCAGCGGCAAGGTATAAGTTTACATTAttcaattaatttatttattcatcATTATTGTTCAGAAGGTAATCTGGGTAAGGGATGGAAAGTGCTTTTGGAGTTGAGGAATTTTGGATCTAAGCCAGATGTAGTTGATTACACAACCGTGATCAACTCACTTTGCAAAATATCTCTGTTAAAAGAAGCCACCGCCCTGTTGTTTAAAATGATTACTTTTGGTGTTTCTCCTGATTTAGTTACAATGAGTTCTATTATTGATGGTCATTGTAAAGTAGGAAAGTCAGATATAGCTTGTAAAATATTAAAGTACTTTAAGATTCCCCTAAATATTTTCATATACAATAGCTTTATAACAGAGTTATTTATGGAAGGAGACACGGTAAAAGCTTCAAAAGTTTTTCTTGAAATGTCTGAGGTGGGCTTAGTTCCAGATTGTGTTAGTTACACAACCATGATAGGAGGCTATTGTAAAGTGGGAAACATAAACATAGCATTTTCTTACCTGAGCAAGATGTTAAAAAGTGGGATACAACCATCTGTTATTACGTATACTTTGTTCGTTGATTACTTTTGTGAGTGTGGGGATGTGGAAATGGCTGAAGTTATGTTTGAAAAGATGATTGTTGAGGATTTAAAACCTGACGTTGTCATGTATAATATATTGATGGATGCATATGGAAAGAAGGGCTACATGCACAAGGCTTTTCAACTCCTTGATATGATGAGATCTACAAATGTTACTCCTGACGTTGTGACATATAACAGTCTCATTCATGGTCTTGTTATGCGAGGGTTTCTTCAAGAAGCAAAGGATATTCTAGATGAGCTCATAAGGAGGGGTTTCAGTATAGATGTTGTCACATACACTAATATCATGCATGGATATTCCAAAAGGGGAAACTTTGAGGAAGCTTTTCTTCTTTGGTATCATATGGCTGACAACTGTGTAACGCCTGATGTTGTTACTTGCAGTGCTCTTCTTAGTGGGTATTGCCGAGCAAAGCATATGGATGAAGCAAATGCACTATTTTGTAGAATGCTGGACATTGGGTTAAAACCAGACTTGATATTGTACAATACTCTAATCCATGGATTTTGCAGTGTTGGTAATGTAGATGAAGGTTGCAATCTGGTAAAGAAGATGATTGAAAGCAGCATCATTCCAAACAATGTTACTCATCGTGCACTTGTCCTTGGATTTCAGAAAAAGAGAGTTATGGATCCAATACAGAGTGCCACTTCTAAACTCCAAGAAATCTTGATTGCATATGATCTTCAGATTGATGCCATTGGACATATCTAA